Proteins from a genomic interval of Rhodococcoides fascians A25f:
- a CDS encoding DUF2530 domain-containing protein, whose product MADLPQIPRSLTDPVPVLAIGILGWIVALVVFTATGDRTGDALATCWSGIAVGAVGFGIFLMQRAASRRGSKTAQRGLD is encoded by the coding sequence GTGGCCGACCTCCCCCAGATCCCGCGCAGCCTCACCGATCCGGTTCCGGTGTTGGCGATCGGCATACTCGGCTGGATCGTCGCGCTGGTCGTGTTCACCGCCACCGGCGACCGCACCGGCGATGCGCTCGCCACGTGCTGGTCCGGCATCGCGGTCGGTGCCGTAGGGTTCGGAATCTTCCTGATGCAGAGAGCCGCGTCACGTCGTGGGAGCAAAACCGCCCAGCGCGGCCTCGATTGA